The following coding sequences lie in one Benincasa hispida cultivar B227 chromosome 6, ASM972705v1, whole genome shotgun sequence genomic window:
- the LOC120079927 gene encoding pentatricopeptide repeat-containing protein At5g40400, with product MHRTSTSILPKLSQSFLTSFPKSTFSSASSSTFLQSIPQSETKSIVVNPLYHFLPQNQNPFNIIDLISSHLKTGNPQLALLQSEIKELLPHLGPREISKILLRCQSNFVSALAFFNWVKYDLDLRLNSHNYCLIIHILAWSRQFPLAMKFLSELIELSKDVSNREDVFQNLVLCTEHCNWNPVILEMLIKAYVKLDMIQESYWSFKKMVKLGFVPSVIACNCILNGLAKMKYDEKCWELYEEMGRIGVHSNAYTFNILTYVLCRDGDMNKINEFLEKMEEEGFNPDVVTYNTLIDSYCRRERLDYAFYLYRIMYRRGVMPDLVSYTSLMKGLCRLGRLREAHQLFHRMIDRGMDPDVVSYNTLIGAYCKDGRLQDARSLLHDMIGIGIHPDSFTCRILVEGHGREGRLISALNLVVELQKLGVTIAYNIYEYLIISLCREDRPFAAKSLLERIIKEGFQPDSDIYNKLIESFCRGNNVSEALLLKLEMINRNFKPSIDAYKSLICCMSEINRTVDGEGLMVEMVEFGVLPDHEICRALINGYCKEGNADKAESLLVSFAKDFQFFESESFNALVKVYQDVGNETKLMELQDRMLKAGFLPNSLTCRYIIHGLWKSVRFNKQRVQAVTV from the coding sequence ATGCATCGAACTTCAACTTCCATTCTTCCCAAACTCTCACAGTCCTTCCTCACTTCATTCCCCAAATCAACCTTCTCTTCTGCTTCATCCTCAACATTTTTGCAATCAATTCCCCAATCCGAAACTAAATCAATCGTCGTCAACCCTCTCTACCATTTTCTTCCACAGAACCAAAACCCCTTCAATATCATCGATCTCATCTCTTCGCACCTTAAAACGGGCAACCCGCAGTTAGCTCTTCTTCAATCCGAAATTAAAGAGCTTCTTCCTCACTTGGGTCCTCGTGAAATCTCCAAGATTTTATTGAGGTGCCAATCTAATTTCGTCTCTGCTCTTGCTTTTTTCAATTGGGTTAAATATGATTTGGATCTTAGACTTAATTCTCACAATTATTGCCTAATTATCCATATTTTGGCTTGGTCTCGACAATTTCCTTTAGCGATGAAATTTTTGTCTGAATTGATTGAATTGTCTAAGGATGTCTCAAATAGGGAGGATGTTTTTCAGAATTTGGTATTGTGCACTGAGCACTGTAATTGGAACCCAGTTATCCTTGAGATGTTAATTAAGGCATATGTGaaattggatatgattcaagaAAGTTATTGGAGCTTTAAGAAGATGGTAAAATTGGGTTTTGTCCCAAGTGTGATTGCCTGTAATTGTATTCTAAATGGACTGGCGAAGATGAAGTATGATGAAAAATGTTGGGAGCTCTATGAAGAGATGGGGAGGATCGGAGTTCACTCCAATGCgtatacttttaatattttgacTTATGTTCTGTGCAGAGATGGTGATATGAATAAGATTAATGAGTTCTTGGAAAAGATGGAAGAAGAGGGCTTCAATCCTGACGTCGTGACTTACAATACTTTAATTGATAGTTATTGCAGAAGAGAGAGATTAGATTATGCATTTTACTTGTATAGGATAATGTATAGGAGGGGTGTGATGCCTGATCTTGTTTCCTATACTTCCTTGATGAAGGGTCTTTGTAGGTTAGGAAGGTTAAGAGAGGCCCATCAGCTATTTCATCGAATGATTGACCGAGGAATGGATCCAGACGTGGTGTCGTACAATACGTTAATTGGTGCATATTGCAAAGATGGAAGGCTGCAAGACGCAAGATCGTTGCTACATGATATGATCGGAATTGGAATTCACCCAGATAGTTTCACTTGTAGGATTTTGGTGGAAGGACATGGGAGAGAAGGTAGGTTGATCTCAGCTTTAAATTTGGTTGTAGAGCTTCAGAAACTTGGAGTCACTATTGCTTACAACATATATGAGTATCTTATCATCTCATTGTGTAGGGAAGATCGTCCATTCGCAGCTAAAAGTCTTCTTGAAAGAATTATTAAAGAAGGTTTTCAACCTGATTCTGATATCTACAATAAGCTGATTGAATCTTTCTGTAGAGGTAATAATGTGTCTGAGGCACTACTACTGAAATTGGAAATGATAAACAGGAATTTCAAACCTAGTATTGATGCATATAAGTCTCTTATATGCTGTATGTCTGAAATCAATAGAACTGTAGATGGTGAAGGTCTAATGGTGGAAATGGTTGAATTTGGAGTGCTTCCAGATCATGAAATATGCAGAGCATTGATAAATGGATACTGCAAAGAAGGCAATGCTGATAAAGCAGAATCTTTATTGGTCTCATTTGCCAAAGATTTTCAGTTCTTTGAATCTGAAAGTTTCAATGCATTGGTTAAAGTTTACCAGGATGTGGGTAATGAAACTAAGCTGATGGAGCTGCAAGATCGAATGTTAAAAGCAGGTTTTCTTCCAAATAGCTTAACGTGTCGATACATTATCCATGGACTATGGAAATCTGTGCGATTCAACAAGCAGAGAGTTCAAGCAGTAACAGTATAA
- the LOC120080414 gene encoding oleosin 18.2 kDa-like, with the protein MGDRSPPRQLQVHPQQRSYLQDPTWKLSGGRHVEHQHQTGGPSASKIIAVVTLVPVGGTLLGLSGLTLAATLFGLAVSTPVFLLFSPVIVPAAVAILLAITAFLTSGVFGLTALSSLSWVYRYIRRATGTVPEQMDMAKRRMQDMAGYVGQKTKEVGQEIQSRAQEGRRSTTTEQRT; encoded by the coding sequence ATGGGTGACCGTTCGCCGCCTCGCCAGCTCCAAGTCCACCCCCAACAACGCTCCTATCTCCAAGATCCCACTTGGAAACTATCTGGGGGCCGCCACGTCGAACACCAACATCAAACCGGCGGCCCCTCCGCCTCGAAAATCATTGCCGTCGTCACCCTCGTCCCCGTCGGCGGCACCCTGCTTGGCCTCTCCGGCCTCACACTAGCTGCTACGCTCTTCGGTCTGGCCGTGTCGACGCCCGTGTTCCTGCTCTTCAGCCCGGTGATCGTGCCAGCTGCAGTGGCGATACTCCTGGCAATTACGGCATTCTTGACATCGGGAGTGTTCGGGCTCACGGCATTGTCGTCGCTGTCGTGGGTGTACCGGTACATCAGGCGGGCGACAGGGACGGTGCCGGAGCAGATGGACATGGCGAAGAGAAGGATGCAGGATATGGCGGGGTATGTGGGACAGAAAACTAAAGAAGTTGGACAAGAAATTCAGAGTAGAGCACAAGAAGGAAGGAGATCAACAACAACAGAACAACGAACCTAA